In Blastopirellula sp. J2-11, a single genomic region encodes these proteins:
- a CDS encoding glycerophosphodiester phosphodiesterase, whose product MLRIGRHVWWVVLAVAAIASGLGFQAELSAGDARVNRILETKEPLVIGHRGACAFAPENTIPSFQLAIEQKADMVELDYYLSADKVPFCIHDKNYDRTTNARQEWKEKKTAIAAKNWADIAQLDAGSWFDAKFAGVALPKLDQAIEAIQTGSVTLIEHKEGDAESLIQLLKDRDWTDKLVVQSFNWDFVARCHELEPSLAIAALGSDELTAKRIAPIVDKVNVIAWNAKFVDRAAAEMVHKHGKKLFVYTVNDPQQAKELVAIGVDGIITDRPGEIGAAIRK is encoded by the coding sequence ATGCTTCGAATTGGTCGACATGTTTGGTGGGTTGTTCTGGCCGTAGCGGCGATCGCCAGCGGCTTAGGCTTTCAGGCCGAACTATCGGCGGGAGACGCCAGAGTGAATCGCATCCTTGAAACAAAAGAACCGTTGGTGATTGGTCATCGCGGCGCGTGCGCTTTTGCACCCGAGAACACGATTCCGTCGTTTCAGTTAGCGATCGAGCAAAAGGCCGACATGGTCGAACTTGACTATTACTTGTCCGCCGACAAAGTGCCTTTCTGCATCCACGACAAGAACTACGACCGTACGACCAACGCGAGACAAGAATGGAAAGAAAAGAAGACGGCGATCGCGGCCAAGAACTGGGCCGACATCGCTCAACTCGACGCCGGGTCATGGTTTGACGCGAAGTTCGCCGGCGTCGCATTGCCGAAACTGGATCAAGCGATCGAAGCGATCCAAACAGGCAGCGTGACGCTGATCGAACATAAAGAGGGCGACGCAGAGTCGCTGATCCAATTGCTCAAAGATCGCGACTGGACGGACAAACTTGTTGTGCAGTCATTCAACTGGGACTTTGTCGCCCGTTGTCACGAGCTAGAACCCTCGCTAGCGATCGCCGCGCTGGGAAGCGACGAACTGACGGCCAAGCGGATCGCGCCGATCGTCGACAAGGTGAACGTGATCGCATGGAACGCCAAATTCGTCGATCGTGCGGCGGCGGAAATGGTCCACAAGCATGGGAAGAAGTTGTTCGTGTACACCGTCAACGACCCGCAACAAGCAAAAGAGTTGGTTGCCATCGGTGTGGATGGAATCATTACCGACCGACCAGGCGAGATCGGCGCTGCGATTCGCAAGTAA
- the frr gene encoding ribosome recycling factor has translation MSADNITTEAEDRMEKAIEHLKHNLSGIRTGRANPGLVDSLRVEVYGSLQPIKQIASVSVPEPTQLLIRPYDTGSIKDIEKAIVASDLGMAPQSDGRVIRLNVPALSTEVRKKLVSRIKELSEEAKVSIRNVRRDSNKSAETAEKNKEIGEDIRDDIKNEVQELTKKFEEKVAELAKTRETEVMEG, from the coding sequence ATGAGCGCTGACAACATTACGACCGAAGCGGAAGATCGCATGGAGAAGGCGATCGAGCATCTCAAGCACAATCTCTCTGGCATTCGAACGGGCCGCGCCAATCCTGGTCTGGTCGATTCGCTGCGTGTTGAAGTCTATGGTTCGCTGCAACCGATCAAGCAAATCGCTTCGGTCAGCGTACCGGAACCGACTCAATTATTGATTCGTCCTTATGACACAGGTTCGATCAAAGACATCGAGAAAGCGATTGTCGCCAGCGACTTGGGCATGGCGCCCCAAAGTGACGGCCGCGTGATTCGCTTGAATGTCCCGGCGTTATCGACCGAGGTTCGCAAAAAGCTTGTTTCGCGGATCAAGGAACTGTCGGAAGAAGCGAAGGTCTCAATCCGCAACGTACGTCGCGACTCGAACAAGTCGGCCGAAACCGCCGAAAAGAACAAAGAGATCGGCGAAGATATTCGGGACGATATCAAGAACGAAGTGCAGGAACTCACCAAAAAGTTTGAAGAAAAAGTGGCCGAATTGGCCAAGACCCGGGAAACAGAAGTGATGGAAGGCTAA
- the pyrH gene encoding UMP kinase: MTQSDAPAPQYTRIVLKLSGESFSHAGERGISMDEVVHISKQIHLASKLGCQIAVVIGGGNILRGAQFKNESAMIQEATAHYMGMLATVINGLALQDALESLGCETRLTTAIRMDGVAEPYIRRRAKRHLEKGRIVILAAGTGSPFVTTDTAAAQRALELEADILMKATRVDGVYSDDPEKNPHAIFYRNLDFATVQAQNLRVMDSTAITHCREHGMPILVFNYRTDGNIQRAVCGDHVGTLISPELEPVN, translated from the coding sequence ATGACCCAATCTGATGCTCCCGCGCCACAATACACGCGAATTGTCCTGAAACTCTCAGGCGAAAGCTTTTCCCACGCCGGCGAACGTGGGATCAGTATGGACGAAGTCGTTCATATCTCGAAGCAAATCCACCTGGCGTCGAAACTCGGATGCCAGATCGCGGTGGTGATCGGCGGCGGAAATATCCTCCGCGGCGCCCAGTTCAAAAACGAAAGCGCCATGATCCAAGAAGCGACCGCCCACTATATGGGGATGCTCGCGACGGTGATCAACGGCCTGGCGCTGCAAGACGCACTCGAATCGCTCGGCTGCGAAACGCGGCTGACCACGGCGATCCGGATGGATGGAGTCGCGGAGCCTTACATTCGTCGCCGCGCCAAACGGCATCTCGAAAAAGGTCGCATCGTCATTTTGGCCGCCGGCACCGGCAGTCCCTTTGTGACGACCGACACCGCTGCCGCCCAGCGAGCGCTTGAGTTGGAAGCGGACATCTTGATGAAGGCGACCCGAGTCGACGGCGTCTATAGCGACGATCCCGAGAAAAACCCGCACGCGATCTTCTATCGCAATCTTGATTTCGCCACGGTTCAGGCCCAAAATCTGCGTGTAATGGATTCGACCGCGATCACGCATTGCCGCGAACATGGCATGCCGATCTTAGTGTTTAACTACCGAACCGACGGCAACATTCAGCGCGCCGTTTGTGGCGATCATGTCGGAACATTGATCTCTCCAGAGCTCGAGCCGGTCAACTAG
- the tsf gene encoding translation elongation factor Ts codes for MAGISAAAVKSLREKTGLPMMECKKALVETSGDEEGAIRWLRENGVAIEGKRQDRVTEFGRFGVFADFEKGVGAMVELKCESASVTQLEDFIMLAEDLAKVLAEGPGAATPDELLAQPSTIKPGTTLGELKLDLFNRVREVFNIGRMIRIDAPTGGYSHNSSTVAGVLIEVEGGDSETAKDVSMHIAAMSPSALNVDELDPKVVENERSILTEAARNEGKPDKIIEKMVEGRLRNFYAESVLLEQPFVKDDKQSVGNYAKDKGMKVKRFIHWQLGEGDQPEG; via the coding sequence ATGGCTGGAATTTCGGCGGCTGCGGTAAAGTCACTCCGCGAAAAAACCGGACTTCCCATGATGGAATGTAAGAAGGCGCTGGTCGAAACCAGCGGCGACGAAGAAGGCGCGATCCGCTGGTTGCGCGAAAACGGCGTCGCCATCGAAGGCAAGCGTCAAGACCGCGTGACTGAATTCGGTCGCTTCGGGGTCTTCGCGGACTTCGAAAAAGGCGTTGGCGCCATGGTGGAACTGAAGTGCGAAAGCGCCTCGGTCACCCAGCTCGAAGATTTCATCATGCTGGCGGAAGACTTGGCGAAGGTCTTGGCCGAAGGGCCGGGCGCAGCGACCCCTGACGAATTGCTGGCTCAACCGTCGACCATCAAGCCGGGTACGACTCTGGGCGAACTGAAGCTTGACCTGTTCAATCGCGTTCGTGAGGTCTTCAACATCGGCCGCATGATCCGGATCGACGCTCCGACCGGCGGATACAGCCACAACAGTTCGACGGTTGCCGGCGTGCTGATCGAAGTCGAAGGGGGCGACAGCGAGACGGCCAAAGACGTTTCGATGCACATTGCCGCGATGAGTCCCTCGGCCTTGAATGTCGATGAACTCGATCCGAAGGTCGTGGAAAACGAACGCTCGATTTTGACCGAAGCGGCGCGCAACGAAGGCAAGCCGGACAAGATCATCGAAAAGATGGTCGAAGGTCGCTTGCGGAACTTCTACGCCGAGTCGGTCTTGCTAGAACAGCCGTTTGTGAAAGACGACAAGCAATCGGTCGGAAACTACGCCAAAGACAAGGGGATGAAGGTCAAACGCTTCATTCACTGGCAACTGGGCGAAGGGGATCAGCCGGAAGGCTAG
- the rpsB gene encoding 30S ribosomal protein S2 produces the protein MSTDGSVKDGSANSVIKELVESGIHYGHRTSRWNPKMAPYIYAKKNQIHIIDVRETIRGLLRAKKYLTQVSEGGSLVLFVGTKRQAGASIEREAERCGMPFINERWLGGTLTNFRTIRSRLTRLEELERILEGDELSKYSKKMQSSLAREYRKMYRNLNGLRTMNRLPETLVIVDPKKEKNAIREAHSLGITTVALTDTDCDPDEIDLPVPGNDDGIRSIELFTKHLADAVLDGKHNVAMKGKDAVPAS, from the coding sequence ATGTCTACTGATGGTAGTGTGAAAGACGGCAGTGCAAACTCCGTCATCAAAGAACTGGTCGAATCGGGAATTCACTATGGTCACCGCACCAGCCGGTGGAACCCGAAGATGGCGCCGTATATCTACGCCAAAAAGAACCAGATCCACATTATCGACGTCCGCGAAACGATTCGCGGTCTGCTGCGAGCCAAAAAATACCTGACCCAAGTCTCCGAAGGGGGCTCGTTGGTCTTGTTCGTCGGCACCAAGCGTCAGGCCGGCGCCTCGATCGAACGCGAAGCCGAACGCTGCGGCATGCCGTTCATCAACGAGCGTTGGCTCGGTGGTACGCTCACCAACTTCCGCACGATTCGTAGCCGCTTAACCCGTCTGGAAGAGCTGGAACGAATTTTGGAAGGGGACGAACTCTCCAAATACTCGAAGAAGATGCAATCTTCGCTCGCCCGCGAATATCGCAAGATGTACCGCAACCTGAACGGTTTGCGCACGATGAATCGCCTGCCCGAAACGTTGGTGATCGTCGATCCGAAGAAGGAAAAGAACGCGATTCGCGAGGCCCATTCGCTGGGAATCACGACGGTTGCGTTGACCGATACCGACTGCGATCCGGATGAGATCGATTTGCCGGTGCCGGGCAACGACGACGGTATCCGCTCGATCGAACTGTTCACCAAACACCTGGCGGACGCGGTTCTCGACGGCAAGCACAACGTCGCGATGAAGGGCAAAGACGCAGTCCCCGCTTCGTAA